Genomic window (Dasypus novemcinctus isolate mDasNov1 chromosome 10, mDasNov1.1.hap2, whole genome shotgun sequence):
caagaaaaatgaaaccatCAAAGTCATAACTTCTTTAATATCATTTTTTGCATCACAGGTTAACTTTGATACCAGCGTCACTGTCATGGATTTCCTGGGGGATAGGAATCATACTGCAATGACAGAATTCATTCTACTGGGCTTAACAGATGATCCAAAACTTCAGGTTATCCTCTTCGCCGTCATCCTATGCATCTACCTGGTGACCATATTTGGCAATCTCAGCACAATCATTCTTATCAGAGTCTCTTCTCAGCTCCATCATCCTATGTATTTATTCCTGAGTCATTTGGCTTTTACTGACATAGGCTCCTCATCTTCTGTTACTCCCAAAATGCTTGTAAACTTCCTGGTGGATGAAAATACCATCTCCTATTTTGGATGTGCCACCCAGCTTGGTTCAGCCGTCTTCTTTGGGACATCTGACTGCTTCCTTCTGGCTGTTATGGCCTATGATCGCTTCGTGGCAATCTGCAACCCACTGCTTTATTCAACCAAAATGTCCACACAGGTCTGTTTCCAGTTACTCTCTGTGGCTTACATAGGTGGTTTTCTCAATGCTTGCTCCtttactctttccttcttttccttatttttctgtgGGCCAAATTGGGTCAATCActttttctgtgatttttctcctttagttAAACTATCCTGCTCTGACATTAGCGTTCCTGCAGTTGTTCCCTCATTTTCTGCAGGTTCCATCATAGTGGTCACAGTGTTTATCATAGCCGTATCCTACATCTACATCCTCATCACCATCCTGAAGATGCGCTCCTCCGATGGACGCCGCAAGGCTTTCTCCACCTGCACCTCCCACCTCACTGCAGTCACTCTGTACTTTGGGACCATTACATTCATTTATGTGATGCCCAAGTCCAGCTACTCAACTGACCAGAACAAGGTGGTGTCTGTGTTCTACATGGTGGTGATCCCCATGCTGAACCCTCTCATCTACAGTCTCAGGAATAAGGAGATTAAGGGGGCTCTGAAGAGAGAACTTcatagaaaaatatcttcttgatattttaatatttagtgactttttattttattggatttgatataataatataatatgaataaaatgaaagaaaactgtgTACCTGTGGTGAAAATCTGCTGTAAATCACTCGCAACTGTGGAGCAGTTACAAATTTGGGGGTAGATTTTCCAATATCAAACATTCAATCAGAACATGACTGCAAATTACCATTAATGGAATGAAATGAAACACAAATTGGTTCACATAAAAAATACTTAATCAGCTGATTTTATGTTgtatttgtggggtttttttagaATTAGTTCTTTAAGTTATGTTATCTTCCTTCCACAACTTTAAGAATGTGTACATTTTCAACAGCAGTTCATCCTGTGATAAGCCTGATAACTATAGTTTTGACTATACTTGTTCTGAGGGGAAATGATAAAGTGGAATAGAAGATAAAATTGCTGGAAACCTATGACTGCAGAAAGTCATTTGCTGTCGTCCCCAAGTGCTGGCCTGTGTACCTGTCCTCTTTATCTGGTCATGAATATAGGAGTCCCAAGCAAAGCAGAGGAGGAGACCCCTTGTCTATCCTATGAATTCCTCAGTCAGGTCAAAAGGGTTGGATTTCCATACAAGAATGAGTACGGCTCCTGAACTCCTTGCAGACTGAGTGAACCAAACACCAAAATATTTCCAGGAGAATCCAGTTCTCTGGATGGCATTGAGACAGTGAAGAGCAAACTGCTGGGGTAACTTGTTCATGGACAGGCCCTTTCTGCTCGGAAATTTCCAAGGGATTGGACTGTCTCTCCTCTAAAATCTTCATTTACCTCAGGAGACTTAATTAAGTATGGTATGGTGAAGACTCCACATTCATTTTTCCCTGTGACCTCTTAGTGTTCATATGCAATTTGCATCTTTATGCAATCAAAAACATACGGCATtaatcatttcattcattcactatgTTTCtctcattaattaaaaattatattcattacaatcaaagttgtgcattcatcacttcaaacagcattagagcattctcattatcttaataataataataaacaaattacagacaaacaaacaaaatcacaacaatgtgattataccaaataccattttgattgtatactttggatgaactgtatattattatatattaataaaattaatttgtttttaaaaggttacatagggacttccggcaagatggtggctgagtgagcttgccttgccgtctctcctgggaagaggcagctgggcaccgctggaggttctccgggaccaggctttttcaggattttttcagggcaggaagtgtctggacatcgatttggtgggaaggtaacggaaaggactggtctataagatataatttaggacttttcaggagggggaggcaagatggcggctgagtgaacttcccggttactagctcctggggggaatcggctgggaggcgtcggagactctttgggaccggctgtttcgggatttttcctggtccggaggtgtctggacatcgatttggagggaaggtaacagagaggatccatctgtgaaatatacacggagatcccagctacgtgtggaggattccctccttgggtaggcggagccgaggcagctagcaccgcgtgGAGCCAcagcgggcggcggccagggtagcctagctgggccgaggtgggcagcgggcgggggatacgAGCCacaccgcggcgggcggcgggcgggagagccgagccgcgctgtgccccggtgggcggcgggcgaaggagccgagcccagccgagcctagccacgccgcggcgggcggcgggtgggagagccgagccgcgctgcgccgcggcggcgggcggtgggcagggaagctgggtccggccgagcccggccaCGCCGCACCGCgccacgccgggcggcgagcgggagagccgagcagCGCTGCGCCAcgccgggcggcaggcgggaaagcc
Coding sequences:
- the LOC101416231 gene encoding olfactory receptor 5P76-like; amino-acid sequence: MDFLGDRNHTAMTEFILLGLTDDPKLQVILFAVILCIYLVTIFGNLSTIILIRVSSQLHHPMYLFLSHLAFTDIGSSSSVTPKMLVNFLVDENTISYFGCATQLGSAVFFGTSDCFLLAVMAYDRFVAICNPLLYSTKMSTQVCFQLLSVAYIGGFLNACSFTLSFFSLFFCGPNWVNHFFCDFSPLVKLSCSDISVPAVVPSFSAGSIIVVTVFIIAVSYIYILITILKMRSSDGRRKAFSTCTSHLTAVTLYFGTITFIYVMPKSSYSTDQNKVVSVFYMVVIPMLNPLIYSLRNKEIKGALKRELHRKISS